The region TACGGAGCTGGCCGAGGGTCGCGGGAAGAGAAGTCGCCATATCCAAGTATAGAACCCCCAACCACGGCCACGCCTTAGGGTGTGGCCACATATGTTGAATGCGATCATGGCCACCCCAAAATGCCCCATGGCAGTCGATTCGGAGTACTCACTATCTGGTCTTCCCCAGGAAGGTGTCATCCTGAGCGAAGCTCGAAGCTTCGCGCGGTCTTATCGCGGGAAACGTAGTCGAAGGATCTGCGGTCTGCCGGCCGGGCAACCATTCCGGACCGCAGATTCTTCCCCTTCGACTGCGCTCAGAGCTGGCTTTTCCGCGCTAAGGAACCTCTGATTTAAGTCCGGTTTTATTAAGGGTACGGCTTCAGCCGTGCCGCAAGTGATTTGCTTGCAATGCGGCTTTAGCCGCTGAGGGATGTTTGGAGACTTACAAACCTTCCCTAACGCTCTCCGCTCAGGATGACACCCACGGAAAGCAGGTCTATCTGTCAATGCGCCTCAGCAGCGCCAGCGGAGCGAACAGACAGGATAGCTCCCGGTCAATTCCCGGATTGCACTCGGCGTATCCGGGTGGCTATGACCTGTCTGCGGCCAGCGCACTTCGCATTCGATCGAATACAAGGCGGACTGCCGGTAGAGCGCGTTCCAGTTCCGCACCTCATATCCTGCCAAAGCCAGCTTCTCCCGAAGCTGCGCCTCCGTCGGCCTGGGGCGATCGGGCAGCGGATTGTCCTCCCCGAGTTCCAGGGCGATAAATCCGCTTCGACGGGTCGGAATATGCATCTCTACCCACTTCAGGACCCAGAGAATAAAGAGGGCCAACCCGCTGGCTGACAGGGCCAGTTTGAGCTGTCCTCCACCGAACAGCAATCCCAGCACTGTCACAAACCACATGGTGGCCGCCGTGGTGACCCCATAGACCAGCCCGTCTTTTCTCAGAATGGCTCCAGCGCCGATAAAACCGATGCCCGACAGGATGCCCAGAGGAAGCCGCATCAGGTCCAGGACGACAAACGAGTCGGGCCTCTTCCCGGTCGTATCCATCAGCTGGTTGGCCTGCAGCATCGCCAGGGTGGCGGCCAGGCACACCAGCATCGTGGTTCGGATTCCGAGCGATTTCCCGCGCTCGTCCCGGTTATAGCCAATCAGAAAACTGGCGATGGCCGCCAGCAGGACCCGAATCGCGATCTGTTCCCAGGTCAAAGTAACCGGCATGTCCTGCTTAGATGTGGAATCAGCGCCTTAGGTCTTCCCGCAGGGCCTCCATCTCGGCCAGCGCATGCTGGTTGCCGGTACGGTTCGCAGCCGCAATTCCGCTGTGCAGGCGTTCCAGCGCCTCCTCCGTGCGTCCCTCCTTTGCCAGCGTCTGTGCCGACATCTGGTAGGCGGGAACGTAGTCCGGGTTGTGCTGAATCAGGGTGGCGAATTCGATCAGCGCAGACTTTACATCTCCTCCGGCCAGATGGGCCATGGCCAGGCCATAGCGGGCAAACGCGTCTTTCGGATTCTGCTCAAGTACCTGGGTGAGAAGGGCAATCCTATCCATAGCTTCGATGTTCTGCTGAGGAGCATACGATTGGCAAGCGCCGGTGCCTCAGCTCTGCTTCATGGACTCGCACGGATTACACTGAAAGAAATGAGCGAAGTCGTCCTGGCAAGAACCGTAACCGAGTCGCAGTCCGAACGCAGCGAGATTATCTTTCCCTCCGATGCCAATGCCCTGGGCAATCTGTTTGGCGGCCGGCTGATGCAGTACATCGATCTGGTTGGTGCCATGGCTGCCAGCCGCCACGCCAGAGCGATCACGGTGACCGCCAGCATGGATCACCTGGACTTTCTGGCGCCCGTTCAGGTGGGAGACCTTCTGATCCTCAAGTCCAGCGTCAACCGGGCCTATCGCACCTCCATGGAGGTCGGAGTCAAAGCTATGGTCGAGGACGTTCGGCACAACCGGATGCGTCACGTCTCCTCCGCCTATCTGACCTATGTGGCGGTGGACAAGGATGGAAGCAGGATCGCCGTCCCTCAGGTGATTCCGGAGACCGAGCACCAGAAGCGTCGTTACGAGGATGCGGGCCGCCGCCGCGAGATGCGCTCCGGCGAGACGCTTCGCAAAAAAGAGATGCGTGCTGCGCTCGGCGACGAGTGGCACGTCTGAAGATCGATTCAGGGAAGGATTTGTTATGGGACATATGGGAGCAGGAGTTCCTCCGGCGCCGCAGCCCCTTCCGGGCGTGGCGCATGTGGTTGCAGTCGGTAGCGGAAAGGGTGGCGTCGGCAAAACCACCGTCGCGGTCAATCTTTCGGTGGCGCTGGCAAAGCTGGGTTACAAGGTCGGCCTCATCGACGCCGACATCTACGGCCCCAACGTGCCTACGATGCTGGGCGCGACGCGGCAGCCCAACATCATCGGCGAAAACCGTATCGAGCCGCTCGTGGCTCACGGCGTCAAGTTCATCTCCATTGGGCTCATCTCGCCGGGCGACAAGCCGCTGGTAATGCGCGGTCCCATGCTCCACCAGATCATCCGCCAGTTTATTCAGCAGGTGGAGTGGGGTGAGCTGGACTTCCTCATCATCGACCTTCCTCCCGGAACCGGCGACGTCGTCATCTCACTTGTCCAGACCGTCCCGCTTACGGGTGCGGTGGTCGTCTCTACCGGCTCCAGCGTGGCTCTCGAAGACGCCCGCAAGGCGCTCGAGATGTTCCATCAGGTCAAGGTCGAGGTCCTCGGGTTGGTCGAAAACATGTCCCAGATGACGCTGCCCAATGGTGAGGTCATCGACGTCTTCGGCGCAGGAGGGACCGAGCGCACCGCAGCCCAGTTTGGCCTCGATTTTCTAGGCGCCCTGGAACTCAATCCATCCATCCGCGAAGGTGGAGATCGAGGAATGCCCATAGCGCTCGCAGGACCGGATTCAAAGCTCTCGTCCGAGATCTACGCCGTGGCGCACCGCGTCGCCGACAAGGCCAAGGAGATCGCCTCGAAGAGTGAGAACATCTTCGAGATCAGCTAGGTGTATCGACAAGTTCCGCATCGTTGATCTGCTTTGTTGAATTTCCACCGCTATCACAGGTGTCATCCTGAGTGGAGCGCGCCGGCACGCAGTCGGAGGATGACACCCTCCATGGGGACCGCAAAGTGCCCCCTGCAAGCGTCATTGGGGCCCACACCCCGTCATTTTGAGGCGCAGCCGAAGAATCCCTGTATTTTTTGCAGGATGCCGATGGAGGCGCCTAGGCCAGCCAGACTCACTGCTATCCGTCGGCCACACAACCTGTCTAACAACAGCAGACTTGCTTGACGCACAAGATAGACTGGTCTCGATGGGGGAACGAAATGGCTGAAACCTGGAGAATGACGGCGCGGCAGCGTGTCATTCTCACCGCCATTATCGAGAGCTATATCGAAACGGGAGAACCCGTGGGTTCAGGCACGATCGCCCGTCTCAACCGGGAAGGGTCCGCCATGAGCCCGGCGACCATCCGCAACGAGATGGCGGAGCTGGCCGATGCCGGCCTTCTGGAACAGCCCCACACCTCCGCCGGACGAATCCCTACGGCCCGTGCCTTTCGTATGTACGTGGAGCAATTGAGCGAAGGAGGCAGTCCCGGGAGGGGGACCGAACGGCTGCCCGCGCGTTCGCGCCTTCAGATCGACCGCAGTTTTGTGGGAGTCGCAGGAACTCAGGCGGTTCTCGAGCGTGCTTCTCATGTGCTGGCCACCCTCTCCAGCGGGGTGGGAGTCGCCATCGCGACCGCGAGCGAGGGAGATCTCCTCGAACACGTCCATTTTTCCCGCCTGGCTCCGGCCAGCGTTCTCGGCGTCGTGGTTACACGCTCCGGGACGGTCCGGGACCGCGTTCTGTCGTTGGACCGCGACGTAACCTCCGGAGAACTGGAGACGGCTGCAAACTTCCTCAATGAGAACTTCCGCGGCTGGAGCGTGGAGGAGGTTCGCTCGGAGCTGGCTCGTCTGGTCGAGCGTGAACGCAGCGAGTACCAGCGACTCCTGAACAGCGTCCAGCAGCTCTGGGTGAAGGCGGTTCCCGTCGATGACGTCACTCCGCCTCCGGTCTACGTGGAAGGGGTAGCCAACCTCGTAAGTTCTCAGATGGACGGGGAGCGTCTGCGGGAGATGCTCGCCGCCCTTGAGGCAAAGCAGCGTCTGGTAGAGCTCCTGAATGCCTATATCGATACCCGTCAGCAAAGCGTGCGTGTCGTCTTCGACCTGGAAGAGCAGGCCCCGCAGATGGCCGGGCTGGTGCTGATCGCCGCCCCCGCCAGGATGGCAGGCGAGAGCCGCGGCACCATCGGGGTCATCGGGACCACCCGCATGGACTACGAGAACACCATGAACGCCGTGAGCTACCTCTCGCGCGTCTTCGACCGGATCGCGACGCAGCCTTCGGAACAGTAGGGAAATTCAGGCGGCCCTGCACCTGCCCGCGCCTTGCGTGATCGGCGATAATAGAAGAGGACAACGATCTATGAGGAGACATAAATCCATGCAGGACGAGACGACTGTGCAGGCTGTACAGGAGGGCGAGGTTGTGACTGGCTCTCCGGAGGAGCAGGCACAGACCGCGGCTTCAGCCCAGCAGAATGAACTGGAACAACTTAAGGGCGAGCGCGATCAGCTTCTCGATAGGCTGGCGCGGCTGCAGGCCGAGTTCGACAATGCCCGGAAGCGCGAAGCCAAGGAGCGACAGGATGCCCGCGATTACGTGGTTTCGACCACCGTGGAGCCTTTTCTGGGGGTTATGGATAACTTTCAGCTGGCCGTGAAGTCTGAGGGATCGATCGATCAGCTTCGTGCCGGTGTCGGGTTGATTCTAAAGCAGATGGAAGACGCCCTGAAGGGGTTGAATGTGGTTCCGGTCGAGAGCGTAGGGGCGCAGTTCGATCCTCGCTTTCACGAGGCCCTCGGCAGTGTTGAAACCAACGAGTTCCCCGATCATCAGGTACTGGAGGAGATTCGCCGGGGTTACAGGATGCGCGAGAAGCTGCTGCGCCCCGCCCTCGTGAAGATCGCTTCGAACCCAAACCAGGTAAGTGAGTAACCACCGAATCGATGAATACCGGTTATTCAGTTTTTGAAGGTTTTTTGAAGGATGAGTGCGACGGCAAACGTGACCAAAGTTGATTTCTATGAAGTGCTGAGTGTCTCCCGCGACGCTTCCGATCAGGAGTTGAAGACGGCCTATCGCAAGCTGGCGATGCAGTATCACCCGGACCGCAATCCGGGCGATGCGGCGGCGGAGGAGAAGTTCAAGGAGTGCAGCGAGGCTTACCAGGTGCTCAGCGATCCGGACAAGCGTGCGGCCTACGATCGCTATGGGCATGCAGCGTTCAACGGAAGCTCGAGTGGCGCCGGCGCGGGGCCATTCGGCGGCGGATTCGGCGGGGCACAGGACCTGGGGGACATCTTCGGCGACCTGTTTGGCGAGATGTTCAACATGGGCGGCTCCTCCCGTGGCGGAAGGGCCTCTCGCGCCCAGCGGGGACGGGACCTGCGTTATGACATGACGCTGGAGTTCGAAGAGGCCGTCTTCGGGATGGAGCGGGAGATCAAGATCCGCCGCAACGAGACCTGCACGGAGTGCCAGGGAACCGGCGCGGCCAAGGGCAAGCAGCCTGTCACCTGCAGTCAGTGCGGCGGCCGCGGCCAGCAGAGGTTCCAGCAGGGCTTCTTCTCGGTCGCGAGGACCTGCTCGGCCTGCGGAGGAACCGGAACCCAGATCACTGATCCCTGCCCTGCCTGCCGTGGCGAAACCAGGGTACAGACGGAGCACACTATCCTCGTGAAGGTTCCGGCAGGAGTGGAACAGGATACCCGCATCCGCTACCAGGGCGAGGGCGAGGCCGGAAAGTTTGGCGGCCCGGCCGGCGACCTCTACGTCGTCCTGAATGTGAAGTCGCACAAGTTCTTCGAGCGTGAAGGCGACGACCTGCACTGCGTATTGCCGATCTCATTCCCACAGGCAGCCCTGGGGACAGAGCTTGAGATTCAGACCCTGGAAGGCATGGAGACTCTCCGGATCCCTGAGGGCACACAGAGCGGCAAGGAGTTCCGGCTCCGCGGCAAGGGTGTCCCGCACCTCAATGAGCGTGGCAAGGGCGATCTGATCGTAGAGATCCGCGTTCAGACTCCAGCCAAACTCAACAAACATCAGAAAGACCTTCTCCGGCAGCTTGGGGAGACCATGGAGATTGAGAACACTCCGACCTCACGCGGCATCTTCGATAAGGTCAAGGAAATGTTCAACTAATTTGTGTAAATAAAACAAAATAAGACAATAGATTGAATTTAATTTTTTCGGTATACGTGAAAGGCTCCGGGAACCCTCCGGAGCCTTTCTTTTGAGCGGGACCGGCTTTATCGGGCTGCTGAAAAATCTCTGTCGATTTGGGATGAATTGCCGATGACGGCAAAGACAAAGATGGCGTCTCAGAGTAGAAAGAACGAGCTTCCGACCTGGAGGGAGTCGAGCGGTGTGGCTTCAGGCGGGCGGACGGAACGTTGCCAGAAATCCGTTGATTTCGATGCTTGCGACCTATACAACAGTTGCTGCATCGAATAGCTAATAATTTGACAGAAGGACACTCAATGGCAAGCGATTTCGTAAGTGTTATCAAACCGACAGCAAAGAATCCGGAGGGCGGCGAGGGCGCGAACGGCAAGCGGCCGGTTCCGGTGTTGCCAGTGCGGGACACAGTTCTCTTTCCGCATGCCGTCCTTCCCTTAACGGTAGGGCGGGAGAGCAGTATCCAGCTGATCCAGTCCCTGGGTGAGGATAAGTCGATCCTGGTGGTGGCGCAGCGCGATGCCCGGCAGGACACGCCGGTGGAGGCGGACCTTTATGGGGTTGGCACCCGCGCGACCGTTCACAAGGTCGTGAAGATGCCGAACCAGAGCCTCTTTGTCTTCACAGAAGGCAACGAGCGCGTCCATCTGGGTGAGTTTACGCAACTGCAGCCGTTCATGACGGCGGAGTTTGAGCCCATCATCGAGGCGGAGCCTGAGAAGACCCCGGAGAACGAGGCGCTCGAGCGCAATGTGGTGAGCCAGTTCCAGCAGATCGTCAGCTCCTCGCCGACGCTCTCGGACGATCTGCAGACGATCGCGATCAATATTGAGGAGCCGGGACGTCTGGCCGACTTCATCTCTTCGTCGTTGCCGTTTCTGACGACGACGGACAAGCAGGAGCTTCTGGAGACGCCGGACGTCATCAAGCGTCTGGAGCGGATCAACCAGCATTTGGCCAAGGAGCTGGAGGTCCAGCAGCTTCGCAACAAGATCCAGAGCGAGGTGCAGGACTCCGTGCAGCAGTCGCAGAGGGACTATTACCTGCGTGAGCAGCTGAAGGCGATCCAGAAGGAGTTGGGTGACGTCGACGAGACCCAGAAGGACATTGCCGAGCTGAAGGAGAAGATCGAAGCCGCGGGAATGCCCGACGAGGTCAAGAAGGACGCTCTGAAGGAGCTGGCACGCCTGAGCCGCATGAACGCCATGGCAGCGGACTACAGCCTGACACGCAACTATGTGGAGTGGCTGGCTGTCCTTCCGTGGTCGAAGAGCTCAGCAGGTGAGGTGGACATCAGGAAGGCGAAGGAGATTCTGGATGCGGACCACTATGGCCTGAGAAAGGTGAAGGAACGCATTCTGGACTACCTCTCCGTTCGGCGGTTGAAGCCGGATATGAAGGGTCCGATTCTGTGCTTCGTCGGGCCTCCGGGCGTAGGCAAAACTTCGCTGGGGCGGTCGATTGCGAAGGCGCTGGGACGGAAGTTCTCGCGCATCTCGCTGGGCGGCATGCACGACGAGGCGGAGATCCGCGGACACCGGAGAACGTACATCGGCGCGTTGCCGGGACAGATCATTCAACACCTGAAGAGGGTGGAGGTGAACGATCCGGTCTTCATGCTGGATGAGATCGACAAGCTGGGACGCGATTTCCGGGGAGATCCGGCGAGCGCGTTGCTGGAGACGCTGGACCCGGAGCAGAACAATACGTTCCGCGACAACTATCTCGATCAGCCGTTCGACCTGAGCAAGGTTCTGTTTATCTGCACAGCCAATCAGCTGGATACGATACCGGGACCGTTGCTGGACCGCATGGAGATCATCGAACTGACCGGTTACACCGAGGGCGAGAAGGTCAACATTGCCGAGCGGTATCTTGTACCGCGGCAGTTGAAGGAGAACGGCGTGGATGCTGCAATGATCGACTTCCCGACGGAGAGTGTGGCGCTGGTTGCGCGGCACTATACGCGTGAGGCCGGCGTTCGCAGACTGGAGCAGCAGATCGGCACCGTCGTCCGCAAGGTGGCCCGCAAGATTGCCGAGGGCGCGACGGAGAAGATCACGATCACGCCGGAGGTGATCCATGAGTTCCTTGGAGGCTACAAGGTGCGCGTGGATACGGAGATCGCGGAGCGGACGAAACGTCCGGGCGTGGCGGTTGGCCTGGCGTGGACTCCGGCGGGCGGAGACGTCCTCTTCATCGAGGCAAACAAGATGAAGGGCAAGGGCGGCTTCACGATCACCGGCCAGATTGGCGACGTGATGAAGGAGAGCATGCAGGCCGCGTTAACCTGGGTGCGCTCGAACGCAGCGAAGTTCGGCCTGGAGCAGGACTTCACGAAGGACACGGATATCCATATCCACGTTCCGGCGGGAGCGATCCCGAAGGACGGACCTTCGGCGGGCATCACGATGGCAACGGCGCTGGTGAGCCTGTTGACGGACACGCCAGTGCATCCGTTGACGGCGATGACCGGCGAGATCACGCTGAGCGGCAATGTGCTGCCGGTGGGAGGCATCAAGGAGAAGTTTCTTGCGGCCAAGCGCGCGGGAGTGCGGGACGTGATTCTTCCCCTGGAATGCAAGACCCAGGTGGATGAAGACCTGACGCCGGATCAGATCGATGATGTGAAGATTCACTACGCGACGCGCATTGAAGAGGTGCTGGCGGTCGCGTTGCCGAAGACGGTGCAGGAAGAGGCTGAGGATGAGGCGGTACGTGAGGAGGTTCTTCACGCCTCAGCGTAATGAGAGGTAAGCGTCGAAGAGGCGGTTCGGATTTTCCGGGCCGCCTCTTTTGTTTCGGGGGATTTGGAGAGAGAGTACCAGCGAAAATACAGGGATTCTTCCTCTTCGACAGGCTCAGATCAGAATGACGATGGAGGGAGCGGATAAAGGCGATGATGACGATCGGCCACTCTACGCTGAGTATTGAGGCATTTCTGCGGGCGCTCAAGCAAAACGGAGTGGAAACGTTGGTGGATGTGCGGAGGTTTCCGGGATCCCGGCGGCATCCTCAGTTCAGCCAGGCTGCTTTGTTTGGATCGTTGAAGCAGGCAGGGATTCGCGGGGTGTGGCGCGAGGGGCTGGGAGGTCGAAGGAAGGCGAAGCCTGACAGCAAAAATACCGGATGGAAGAACGAGAGCTTTCGTGGGTATGCCGATTACATGCAGACGCCGGAGTTCCGGGAAGAGATCGACTGGCTGATCGCGCTGCCGGAGATTGCGAAGACGGTTGTGATGTGTGCAGAGGCGGTGCCGTGGCGGTGTCACCGGTCTTTGATTGCGGATGCTGTGCTGGCACGCGGGCTGGAGGTGGAGGACATTTTGGTGAAGGCAGATGGGGAGAGCTCGGGAAAACCGCATAAGATGACGGCGTTTGCTCAAGCGCGGGAGGGAAGGGTGTGGTATCCGAAAGAGCCGGTGTTGTTTGGGTGATTTTTGTGTGGGATTGAGGGTCTGAAGCGAGGAGATTTTGGCGGCGGCACGGGCAAAACGCAGGGATTCTTCGCGTTGCTCAGAATGACGGCTTGCTCTCTGCTACGGTCAGGATGACACTTTCTTCTTTCTCCCGATATTTCTAAAGGCGAAGAATATGTCGATACCGCCTAGCGGTTCCTTCCATGGGAGGGGTGATCGTTGTGGACTTTGGCGTCATAGATCTTCATCTGCCGGGTGACGAGTTCATTGGTCTTCAGGATCGCCTGCTGGGTTGCGGGATCGAGCTGGTCCCATGTCCTGAAGGTTGAGGGCTCCTGCACGGACTCCGGAACAATCTGCCCGTCCTGATCGACCATGGCGGCACTCAGGAGCTGAACGGATTTTTGGTTGGGGTCAACTACGATCTGCCGGGCGCGATACTTGATGTCGTTGCATGCATCCAGATGCGCATTGTCGCTCATCCCCCAGCGTATCTGGTTGGCGCGGCAGGCTTCCACTGTCTTGTAGAGGGTAAAGGTCGAGAGCGTATAGGTGCCGTGGTTGATAAAGTCGGAGTAGTTGCGGCTGAGCCACGCACTTGAGCTGATGTCGGGAATATAGATCTCCAGACTCCGATCAGAGGAGACGAGCAGGGGGATGGTCCATTGCTGCGTTTCGTCGAGGACCTGTGCCGGTTTGCCGAAGGGGCCTCTCTGAATGACCTGCTGGCTGATACCTGCGGAGGGAAGCAGCAGGAGCAGGAATACGGCCTGGAAGATACGGTAAGGACGTCTGTGTGGAGCCATGTGGTGCATCGATCCTCTCCCAGAATATACGGAATGGATGGCGCTGGTGATGTTTTTAAACGCCGGGGAGTCAAAGACCTGGGTTCGCGTATGCTTCAGAGTATGCGAGTTCGGGTCTTATTTTTTGGCGTGCTTAAGGAGATCCTGGGCGGCGAAGACGAAGTTCTGGAGCTGGGGCAAGGGGCCCGCGTTGGAGACCTGGCCGCCCTGTACGAGGGGAGGGTGGGTCCGCAGAAAGATCTGATTCAATGCATGGCGATTGCGGTGAATCGTGAGTATGCAAAGGCGGAGAATCCTCTGCACGACGGAGATGAGGTGGCCCTGCTGCCGCCGGTAAGCGGAGGGCTGCGGTGAGGATCGAGATTGTGGACGAGGTGATTCCGTCAGCCGAGATCGTCGCAGGGCTGAAGGCAGGCACGGATGGAGCAGTGTGCGTCTTCGACGGGATCGTGAGGGACAATACGCGTGGGCGAAATACGCTGCACCTGGACTACGAGGCCTATCGCGAGATGGCGCTGGAGCAGATGCGAACGCTGGCGGCTGAGGCTGTTGCGAAGTTTGGCGTGCGTGATGTGGCGCTGGTGCATCGTCTGGGACGCCTGGTTGTAGGAGAGACGAGCGTTCTGGTGGCGGTGGCTTCCGCACATCGCGGGCCGGCGTTCGAGGCCTGCCGCTGGCTGATCGATACGCTGAAGCGCACGGTGCCGATCTGGAAGAAGGAGCAGTTTGTAGATGGCGCCGTGTGGGCCGATGGAGAGCCTTTTCCGGAGGAGATCAGAGTGACGGCCGCGGTTAAGGAGCAGCGGTGAGGACAGGAGTTGCAGTCGCGGTATGGCTGCTTGGACCTGCATTGCTGGCGCAGGCGCCGATTGTAAGGCGTCCGCCGATGCAGCCGGTTAGCCCTGATGCGGATCAGCAGCAGGCGCCATCGCCAGCCCAGGGAGGCGTGCCGACCATCCGGGTGCAGTCGCGGCTGGTGAATATCGCGGTCAGCGTGATGGATAAGAATGGCGCTCCGGTGGGCGGGCTGACCAAAGATGACTTTGTCATCCTGGAGGATGGAAGGCCGCAGAAGATTACGTACTTCGAAAAGGAATCTTCGACGCCGCTTTCGATTGTGCTCGCCATTGATGCGAGCAAGAGCGTGTTGCGGGACGAGCGGCTGGAGAAGACCGCTGCGACGCACTTCGTCAACGCACTGCTGCGCGATCAGGACGAGCTGGACCTGATGGATTTCTCTGATAATGTGCGCGAAATCGTTCCGTTTACGAACCAGAAGAAGAAGATTGAGCGTGGGCTGAATGAGCTGCAACCGGGCGACGAGACCGCTCTTTACGATGCGATCTACCTGGCGTCGGACAGGCTGGCTCAGACCAGCAACGATGCCGGGCGGCGACGTGTGGTTGTGGTGATTACGGACGGAGAGGATACGGCAAAGCGTTCCCGCTACAGCCAGGCGTTGGAAGAGGCGCAGAGAGCGGGGGCGATGATCTATCCCATCATCATCGTTCCCGTTTGGGAAGATGCCGGACGGAATACGGGTGGGGAGCATGCGCTGATTCAGCTGGCGAACGATACGGGAGGGAAGTACTTCTATGTCGAAGACAAGAAGGATCTCGAACCTGCATTTGCGCGCGTGTCGGACGATCTGAGGACACAGTATGTGCTGGGCTACTATGCTCCGCCGGGCAAGCGGGATGAGACGTTTCGTTCAGTGAAGGTGCAGATGAAGGACCCTGCGCTTCACCAGCAATATCAGTTGCGGCACCGCACGGGGTATTACTCGGACGCGCGTTGAAGAACGGCCTTTTCGGTAGGGTGGATAAAGCCTGATTCAGGATGCCAGGTTTTTTCTGTCCCGCTACAGCCGTAGCGCTGGAAGCGAAATACAGGAATTCTTCGGCTTCGCTCAGAATGACGATTGGATTTCAGGCACGAGCTGAGTTTTATGAGCACCATTTAGAGTAGAAGGCAGAGGGATCCCGTGAATCGATTTGAGTTTGCACACAAGGCCGAAGAGATTGCCCGCGAGGCAGGTTCGCTGCTGAAAAGTTTTTATGAGAAGGGCGTGACGCCAGAGTATAAGGGCGACGTCGATCTGGTGACGGAGGCCGACAAGAGCAGCGAGAAGCTGATCCGGCAGCGGCTGCAGGAGACCTTTCCCGGTCATGGGATCTATGGGGAAGAGGGAACGCGGGATGCTTTGGACAGCGAGTACCGCTGGTATGTCGATCCGCTGGATGGGACGACCAACTTTGCGCATGGGTTTCCGGCTTTTGCGGTCGTGCTTGGACTGGAGCACAGGCCTGCTGGTTTGAAGCAGGATGAAGATGGTGTGCTGATTGCTGGAGTAGTGTACGATCCGCTGCGCGATGAGATGTTTGTTACCGAGAAGGGCAAGGGAGCGTGGCTGAACGGGAAGCAGATTCACGTCTCGAAGACGAAGACTCTGCAGGAATCTCTGACGGCGACCGGGTTCCCGAGCCATAAGCGGCATTTGAATCCGAATGCATATTTTTATTACCAGATCACGCTGCGCTCTCATGGCGTGAGGCGTGCCGGTTCGGCTGCATTGGACCTGGCTTATGTGGCTTGCGGCAGGCTGGAAGGTTTCTGGGAGTTCAACCTGAATCCGTGGGATACGTCGTCGGGCGTGTTGCTGGTGACGGAGGCAGGCGGGACGGTGTCGCACTTCGATGGTGGCAGGTTCACGCTGGACAGCCGCGAGGTGTTGGCGACTAACACGCTTATTCAGGACGAGATGGTCCACATCTTCCGCGAAATGTTTGCCGGGCGTGAGCTGGACCCGATTCCTACGCCTGCGGAGTTCGCGGCACGAAGAGCTGCTGGAGAGAAGTAATGGGGCTTGAAGGGGGAGCGCTGGCGCAGTTTCATCATCGCTGATTCGTCGTCCTGAATGATCTTCTCGCCCCGTCATCCTTCGCGCTGCTCAGGATGACGATTCTCGGAACCATTGGCCAACGTGTCGCCGAAAGAACCGCGGGGCCTTCGACTTCGCTGCGCTCCGCTCAGGATGACACTTATGAGTGGAGTGCGTGGGCTGGAGCACGATGAT is a window of Edaphobacter sp. 12200R-103 DNA encoding:
- a CDS encoding acyl-CoA thioesterase, which translates into the protein MSEVVLARTVTESQSERSEIIFPSDANALGNLFGGRLMQYIDLVGAMAASRHARAITVTASMDHLDFLAPVQVGDLLILKSSVNRAYRTSMEVGVKAMVEDVRHNRMRHVSSAYLTYVAVDKDGSRIAVPQVIPETEHQKRRYEDAGRRREMRSGETLRKKEMRAALGDEWHV
- a CDS encoding nucleotide exchange factor GrpE, yielding MRRHKSMQDETTVQAVQEGEVVTGSPEEQAQTAASAQQNELEQLKGERDQLLDRLARLQAEFDNARKREAKERQDARDYVVSTTVEPFLGVMDNFQLAVKSEGSIDQLRAGVGLILKQMEDALKGLNVVPVESVGAQFDPRFHEALGSVETNEFPDHQVLEEIRRGYRMREKLLRPALVKIASNPNQVSE
- a CDS encoding tetratricopeptide repeat protein yields the protein MDRIALLTQVLEQNPKDAFARYGLAMAHLAGGDVKSALIEFATLIQHNPDYVPAYQMSAQTLAKEGRTEEALERLHSGIAAANRTGNQHALAEMEALREDLRR
- a CDS encoding MgtC/SapB family protein, with translation MPVTLTWEQIAIRVLLAAIASFLIGYNRDERGKSLGIRTTMLVCLAATLAMLQANQLMDTTGKRPDSFVVLDLMRLPLGILSGIGFIGAGAILRKDGLVYGVTTAATMWFVTVLGLLFGGGQLKLALSASGLALFILWVLKWVEMHIPTRRSGFIALELGEDNPLPDRPRPTEAQLREKLALAGYEVRNWNALYRQSALYSIECEVRWPQTGHSHPDTPSAIRELTGSYPVCSLRWRC
- the dnaJ gene encoding molecular chaperone DnaJ; this translates as MTKVDFYEVLSVSRDASDQELKTAYRKLAMQYHPDRNPGDAAAEEKFKECSEAYQVLSDPDKRAAYDRYGHAAFNGSSSGAGAGPFGGGFGGAQDLGDIFGDLFGEMFNMGGSSRGGRASRAQRGRDLRYDMTLEFEEAVFGMEREIKIRRNETCTECQGTGAAKGKQPVTCSQCGGRGQQRFQQGFFSVARTCSACGGTGTQITDPCPACRGETRVQTEHTILVKVPAGVEQDTRIRYQGEGEAGKFGGPAGDLYVVLNVKSHKFFEREGDDLHCVLPISFPQAALGTELEIQTLEGMETLRIPEGTQSGKEFRLRGKGVPHLNERGKGDLIVEIRVQTPAKLNKHQKDLLRQLGETMEIENTPTSRGIFDKVKEMFN
- a CDS encoding Mrp/NBP35 family ATP-binding protein, with amino-acid sequence MGHMGAGVPPAPQPLPGVAHVVAVGSGKGGVGKTTVAVNLSVALAKLGYKVGLIDADIYGPNVPTMLGATRQPNIIGENRIEPLVAHGVKFISIGLISPGDKPLVMRGPMLHQIIRQFIQQVEWGELDFLIIDLPPGTGDVVISLVQTVPLTGAVVVSTGSSVALEDARKALEMFHQVKVEVLGLVENMSQMTLPNGEVIDVFGAGGTERTAAQFGLDFLGALELNPSIREGGDRGMPIALAGPDSKLSSEIYAVAHRVADKAKEIASKSENIFEIS
- the hrcA gene encoding heat-inducible transcriptional repressor HrcA; translated protein: MAETWRMTARQRVILTAIIESYIETGEPVGSGTIARLNREGSAMSPATIRNEMAELADAGLLEQPHTSAGRIPTARAFRMYVEQLSEGGSPGRGTERLPARSRLQIDRSFVGVAGTQAVLERASHVLATLSSGVGVAIATASEGDLLEHVHFSRLAPASVLGVVVTRSGTVRDRVLSLDRDVTSGELETAANFLNENFRGWSVEEVRSELARLVERERSEYQRLLNSVQQLWVKAVPVDDVTPPPVYVEGVANLVSSQMDGERLREMLAALEAKQRLVELLNAYIDTRQQSVRVVFDLEEQAPQMAGLVLIAAPARMAGESRGTIGVIGTTRMDYENTMNAVSYLSRVFDRIATQPSEQ